In the genome of Parafrankia irregularis, the window TGCCATGACCGGGTTGGGGGCGGCGGGCAGGGACAGGACCATGGTGAGCCCGCCGCCGGGTGTCTCCTCAGGGGTGAGGGTGCCGCCCATGGCTTCGGTGAGGCCACGGGAGAGCGCGAGGCCGAGGCCGACGCCGGTGGTGTTGTCGTGGTCGCCGAGGCGTTGGAACGGCTGGAAGACGTTGTCGTGCTGGGCGGGGGGAATGCCGGGCCCGCGGTCGATGACGCGCAGCTCGACGCGGCCCGCGAGGGCGCTGGCGGTGATGATCGGTGGGGTGCCCGCGGGGGCGTGGCGCAGGGCGTTGGCGACGAGGTTGACGATCACTCGTTCCAGCAGGGCCGGGTCGGCATGGACGGCGGGCAGGTCGTCGGAGACCTGCACGATGATCTTGTTGGCGGGTGGGCCGATCTCGTCGAGCGCAGGGGGGACGATGTCGTCGAGGCCGATGGGGCGGGGGAAGACGCTCAGCGCGCCGGCCTGCAGGCGGGACATGTCGAGCAGGTTCTCGACCAGGCGGGTCAGCTTGTCGAGGGATTCGTCGGCGGTGGCGAGGAGCTCCGCCTGCTCGTCGTCGGTGAGGGTGATGTCGTGGCCGCGTAGTCCGCTGATGGAGGCCTTGGCTGCGGCGAGTGGGGTGCGCAGGTCGTGGCTGACGGCGGTGAGCAGGGCGGTGCGGACCTTGTCGGCCGCGGCGATGGGCGCCGCTTCGGCTGCGGCCTCGCGGAGTCGGTGCTGGTCGAGGGCGACAGCGGCCTGAGCGGCGAAGGCGGTGAGGATCCGCCGGTCGGCGGCGGGCAGTGACCGCCCGGTCAGCGCGAGGCACAGGTCGTCGCGCACGGGAATGTTGACGCGGTCGCCGTCGTGGCGGGCGCCGGTCCCCGCCGGTGCCTGATCGTCTCCGACCGTCATAACGGGGCGCCACTCGCTGCTGGTCTGGTCGTCGTCGGTGCGTTCGAGCAGCGTGACCGAGGTCATCCCGAAGGTCTCCTGGGCCTGGGCGAGGAGGGCGGGCAGGGCGTTCTCACCGCGCAGGACGCTGCCGGCGAGCGTGGAGAGGGTGGCGGCCTCGGCGGAGGCACGCACGGCCTGCCCGTAGCGCCGCGCGGAGGTGGACACGACCCGGCCGACCAGCCCGGCGACGAGGACGAAGCCGAGCAGGGCCAGCACGTTGTCGCCGTCCGCGATGCTCCAGGTGTTGATCGGCTCGGTGAAGTAGTAGTTGAGCAGCAGCGAGCTGGCGATCGCGCAGAACAGCGCGGGGCCGAATCCGCCGACCAGCGCCACCGTGACGGTGATCAGCAGGTAGGCGAGCATCTCCGTGGTCAGGTTGAACGTGCCGCGGATGCTGGTGAGCCCGGCGGTGAGCGCCGGGACGAGCGCCAGAGTGAGCAGCGTGCCGAGGATCCGTCGGCGCGGCTCCAGGGCCGACCGGCTGTCCGGCAGCCGCCAGCCGCGGATTCGGCGGGGCGCCTCCTCCTCGGCGCCGGTTCGGGCCGGTCGGTGGCCCCAGGCCTCGGGATGGGTGACCAGGTGGACGTCGATCGGGCCGGACAGGCTGGTCGTGGTGACGCCGATGCCGGGGCTGAGCATGTGGGCGAGGCGCCCGCGGCGGCTGGCGCCGAGTACGAGCTGCGTGGTGTTCTCGGCGCGGGCGAAGTCGAGGAGTGCGGTGGGGACGTCGTCGCCGATGACCTGGTGGTAGCTGCCGCCGAGGCTTTCGACGAGCGTGCGTTGGCGGGCGAGTGCGGAGGGGTCGGCGCCGGTGAGGCCGTCGGAGCGGGCGACGTGGACGGCGAGCAGGTCGGCGCCTTTGCTGCGGGCGGCGATCCGGGAGGCGCGGCGGATGAGGGTGTCGCCCTCGGGGCCGCCGGTGAGCGCGACGACGACGCGCTCGCGGGTCTCCCAGGTGCCGCCGATGCCGTGGTCGGTGCGGTAGCGGTCGAGCTGGTCGTCGACCTTCCCGGCGAGCCAGAGCAGGGCGAGCTCACGTAGCGCGGTGAGGTTGCCGACGCGGAAGTAGTTGGCCAGGGCGGCGTCCACCTTCTCGGGGCCGTAGATGTTGCCGTGCGCCATCCGGCGACGCAGTGCCTCGGGGGCCATGTCGACGAGTTCGACCTGGTCGGCGCGGCGGACGACCTCGTCGGGCACGGTCTCGCGCTGCGGGACGCCGGTGATGGTCTCGACGACGTCGTTGAGCGATTCCAGGTGCTGGACGTTGACGGTGGAGATGACGTCGATGCCGGCGGCGAGCAGGTCCTGGATGTCCTGCCAACGCTTCTCGTGCCGGCTGCCCGGGATGTTGGTGTGGGCCAGTTCGTCCACGAACGCGACCTGGGGCTGGCGGGCGAGGATGCCATCGAGATCCATCTCGGTGAACGAGCCGCCCCGGTACTCCAGGATCTGGCGCGGAACGATCTCCAGGCCGTCGAGCATCGCGGACGTACGCGGCCGGCCGTGGGTCTCGACGAAGCCGACCACGACGTCGGTGCCCCGTTCCGCGCGGCGGTGGGCCTCGTCGAGCGCCGCGTACGTCTTCCCGACCCCGGGCGCGGCACCCAGGTAGATCCGCAGAGTTCCTCGTGTCACCTGCCCATGGTGCTGTCGGCGGCACTCTCCCGGAAGGCCCCGCGACCGCCTCATCCGGCAATTTTCATGATCGCCGTTAGTGTTCTGTTAGAAAGTGCCGCGTCCCCGTTAGAAACCTGTGAGTGATCGCCAAAACCGGGACCGATCGCGCTTTACTAAGCGACGCCGCGCGCCCGGCCGTCCGTTCGTGGCGGTCCGGGCGGGAACGGCCTTTGTCGCTGTAGAGGAGGGCTTGTGCTCGACGTGGTGTACGTAGCGCTGACACTTGGGTGTTTCGCGCTGCTGGCGTTTGTTCTGCGGGGGGTCGAGCGGCTGTGACCGCGGAGAACATCGCCGGTCTCGTTCTGGCGATAGGGCTGGGCATCCTCATGATCGCGGCTTTGCTGTTCCCGGAGCGTTTCTAGTGTCGACCACGACCGCGGGAATCCTGGTTGTCGTGCTGCTGGTCGCCGCGCTGGTGGCGACGTATCGGCCTTTCGGCGACTACATGTACCGGGTGTATTCGAGTGAGAAGCACCTGCCGGTGGAGCGGGCGATCTACCGGCTGACCGGCGTGAATCCGAACGTGGGCCAGCGGTGGACCGTCTACGCCCGCAGCGTGCTGGCGTTCTCCGCCGTGTCGGTGCTCTTCCTGTACCTGATGCAGCGTGTCCAGGACCATCTGCCATGGGATCTGGGCTTCTCCGGAGTCTCGCCGGCGCTTGCCTGGAACACGGCCGTCAGCTTCACCACCAACACCAACTGGCAGGCCTACTCCGGTGAGTCGACGATGTCGCACTTCACCCAGATGGTCGGCCTGGCGGTGCAGAACTTCGCCTCGGCCGCGGTCGGGATCTCGGTGGCGATCGCGGTGGTCCGCGGATTTGCGCGCCGCCGGGCACCCGTCGCGGCCGGGCCGGGCAGCATGGACAGCGTCGTCGGCACCGGGGATGAGATCGGTAACTTCTGGGTCGACCTGACCAGGACGATCGTGCGCATCCTGCTGCCGATCTGCGTGATCGGGGCGATCGTTCTGATCGCGGGCGGGGCCATCCAGAACCTGCACGGCACCCGGGTCGTGTCGACCCTGGCCGGCGGCGAGCAGGCGATCACCGGCGGGGCGGTGGCCAGCCAGGAGGTCATCAAGGAAGTCGGCACGAACGGCGGCGGCTTCTACAACGTCAACTCGGCGCACCCGTTCGAGAACCCGACGACCTGGACGAACCTGTTCGAGATCTACCTCCTGCTCATGATCAGCTTCTCGCTGCCCCGCACCTTCGGCCGCATGGTGGGCGATCGTCGCCAGGGCCTGGCGATTGTCTCGGCGATGGCGGTCATCGCGCTGGGTAGCCTCGCGGTGAACATGGCCTTCCAGGGAGCGCACCACGGCACGGTCCCTGAGGCGGTCGGTGCGGCGACCGAGGGCACGGATGCTCGTTTCGGCGTCGCGAACTCGGCGTTGTTCGCCACCGCCACGACTCTGACCTCTACGGGGGCGGTGAACTCCTTCCACGACTCCTACACGAGCCTGGGAGGTGCGACCCTGCTGTTCAACATGATGCTCGGCGAGGTCGCGCCGGGCGGCGTCGGATCCGGGCTTTACGGAATGCTCGTCCTCGCCGTGGTGACGGTGTTCGTGGCCGGCCTGATGATCGGCCGGACCCCCGAATATGTCGGGAAGAAGATCGGTGCACGGGAGATGAAGTTCGCGTCGCTGTACTTCCTGACGACTCCGATCATCGTGCTGCTTGGCACCGGAATCGCCATGGCGATGCCGGGTCAGCGGGCCGGCATGCTCAACAGCGGAGCGCACGGCCTGTCGGAGGTTCTCTACGCCTTCACCTCGGCCGGTAACAACAATGGCTCCGCGTTCGCCGGAATCACCGTGAACACGACCTGGTACAACACGGCGCTGGGCCTGGCGATGATGTTCGGGCGATTCCTGCCGATGCTCTTCGTACTCGGTCTGGCGGGCTCCCTGGCCCGGCAGGCGCCGGTTCCCGTCACCGCCGGGACGTTGCCGACGCATCGGCCTCAGTTCGTCGGGATGCTCGCCGGCGTCACGCTGATCATCGTCGCGCTGACCTTCTTCCCCGCGCTGGCTCTCGGGCCGTTCGCGGAAGGGATTCACTGATGAGCACCACCACTCTCGCCGCGCGCGCGGAGACCGCGGGCGACAGGCAGCAGCCCTCCCCGGACCAGCCACACCGGGTCGGCGGCGGCCTGCTCGACCCGAAGCAGATGTGGAAGTCGCTGCCCAGTGCGCTGCGCAAGCTCGACCCACGCACGCTATGGCGTAATCCGGTGATGCTGATCGTCGAGGTCGGCGCGGCGTTCACCACCATCCTCGCGATCACCGACCCGTCGGTGTTCGGCTGGCTGATCACCGCCTGGCTGTGGCTTACCGTCGTGTTCGCCAACCTGGCCGAGGCCGTGGCCGAGGGCCGCGGGAAGGCGCAGGCCCAGGCGCTGCGCCGGGCAAAGACCGACACCCAGGCCCGCCGGCTCGTCGGCTGGGCGCCGGGCAGGCCCGCCGAGGCCGTGGCCGAGGAACTGGTTCCCGCTCCCCGGCTGGCCCAGAACGACGTGGTGGTCGTCGAGGCGGGGGAGTTCATCCCCGGTGACGGCGACATCGTCGAGGGCATCGCCAGCGTGGACGAGTCCGCGATCACCGGCGAGTCGGCGCCGGTGATCCGCGAGTCCGGCGGCGACCGCTCCTCGGTCACCGGCGGGACGAAGGTGCTCTCCGACCGCATCGTCGTGCGGATCACCCAGAAGCCCGGCGAGAGTTTCATCGACCGGATGATCGCCCTGGTCGAGGGGGCGAACCGGCGGAAGACGCCGAACGAGATCGCGCTGAACATCCTGCTGGCCGCGCTGACTGTCATCTTCCTGTTGGCCGTCGCGACACTGCAGCCGCTGGCGATCTACTCCAAGGCGCAGCAGCCCGCACTGCCGGACACCTCGACCCTGACCGGTGACGGGATCACCGGGATCGTGCTCGCGTCGCTGCTGGTCTGCCTGATCCCGACCACGATCGGGGCACTGCTGTCCGCGATCGGCATCGCCGGGATGGATCGGCTCGTGCAGCGCAACGTGCTGGCGATGAGCGGCCGGGCCGTGGAGGCGGCGGGCGACGTCAACACCCTGCTGCTCGACAAGACCGGAACGATCACCCTTGGTAACCGGCAGGCGAGCGCGTTCCTCGCGGCCGCCGGTGTCAGTGAGGCGGAGCTGGCGGATGCCGCCCAGCTCTCCTCGCTGGCGGATGAGACACCTGAGGGGCGTTCGGTCGTCGTGTTCGCGAAGGAGCACCACGGCCTGCGCGAGCGCACCCCGGGGGAGCTGCGGCACGCGACGTTCGTGCACTTCACGGCGCAGACCCGGATGTCCGGCGTCGACCTCACCGCCGAGCCCACCGACGGGTCCGTGTCCGGCGCCACCGCGGGTGCCCGGCAGGTTCGTAAGGGTGCCGCCAGCGCGGTCACCCGGTGGGTGCGGGAGAACGGCGGGCAGGTCCCGGCCCAGGTCGGGGAGATCGTGGACGGCATCTCCGCCTCGGGTGGCACCCCGCTGGTCGTCGGCGAGGTCATCGAGTCCCCGTCGGGCCCGGTCGCGCGGGTCCTCGGGGTCATCCAGCTCAAGGACGTCGTGAAGTCCGGCATGCGGGAGCGTTTCGACGCGATGCGGCGGATGGGCATCCGCACCATCATGATCACCGGTGACAACCCGCTGACCGCGAAGGCGATCGCGGACGAGGCCGGCGTCGACGACTTCCTCGCCGAGGCCACCCCGGAGGACAAGCTCGCGCTGATCCGCAAGGAGCAGGCTGGCGGCAAGCTCGTCGCGATGACCGGCGACGGCACCAACGACGCCCCCGCCCTCGCCCAGGCCGACGTCGGCGTCGCCATGAACACCGGCACCTCCGCCGCCAAGGAAGCCGGCAACATGGTCGATCTCGACAGCAATCCGACGAAGCTCATCGAGATCGTCGAGATCGGCAAGCAGCTGCTCATCACCCGCGGAGCGCTGACGACGTTCTCCATCGCCAACGACGTCGCGAAGTACTTCGCGATCATCCCGGCGATGTTCGCCGGTGTCTACGGCGGGCTGGACAAGCTCAACATCATGCGCCTCGCCAGCCCCGAGTCGGCGATCCTCTCCGCGGTCATCTTCAACGCGCTGGTCATCATCGCGCTCATTCCCCTGGCACTGCGCGGGGTGCGGTACACACCGGCGAGTGCGTCGAAGCTGCTCAGTCGCAACCTGTACATCTACGGCCTCGGCGGGATCGTCGTCCCGTTCGTCGGCATCAAGATCATCGACCTGCTTGTGCAGTTCATCCCGGGAGTGGGCTGAACCATGTCAACGCTTCCATCCTGGATCCGCCAGCATCTGGCGGCGCTGCGGGCACTACTCGTCCTCACCGTGCTCGTCGGCCTCGCCTACCCGCTGGCGATCCTGGCCATCGCGCAGATCCCAGGTCTGAAGGGCAAGGCGGACGGCTCCTTCGTCACCAACGCCGAAGGCCAGCGTGTCGGCTCGTCGCTGATCGGTCAGTCGTTCACCGACGCGGACGGGAACGCGCTGCCGGCCTATTTCCAGAGCCGGCCCTCCGCCGCCGGTGACGGCTACGACCCGACGTCCACCTCGGCGTCCAACCTCGGCCCCGAGGACGTCGTCGACAGCATCGACGACCCCGCCACCCCCGACGAGGACGAGAGCGGGCAGAGCCTGCTCACCCAGGTCTGTGAGCGCAGCCTGGCGGTCGGGGAGCGGGAAGGGGTCGACGGCAGCCGCAGGTACTGCACCGCCTCCGGTGTCGGTGCCGTCCTCGCCGTCTACCACGCCGGGCCCGGGTTCGAAGGCGCCATCACCCGCGTCGTCAGCGTCAACGAGGCGTGCCCCGCCACCCCGTTCCTCGCCAGCTACCAGGGCGTGGCCGTCGAGTGCCGTACGCCCGGCGATGACATCGCCGCCGGTGAGCGGGTTCTCGTCCGTGGCGACGCCCCGGAGAAGCCGGTGGTGCCCGCCGACGCCGTGACCGCCAGCGCCAGCGGCCTCGACCCCGGCATCAGCCCGGCCTACGCCGAGCTGCAGATCCCCCGGATAGCCCGGGAACGAGCTCTGCCTGTCGACGAGGTCCGTGACCTCGTCGACGAGAACACCACGGGCCGGGCACTGGGCTTCATCGGCGCACCGAACGTCAACGTGCTGGAGCTGAACCTCGACCTCGACCGAGTCAAAGCGGCCCCTTGAACCGAGTCATAGCGAACCCCTGAGGGGTGGGCTGAGCCCTTGACCCGGCTCAGCTCTCTGGGACCCGCTGGACTCCGGTCGGGGATGCGCTGAACGGAGCCGGCGGCCAACGGCAGGAGCAGGCTGATGCGAAGCGGACCTGATTCACACCACAGCGGCCGCGTGCTGTTCGTCGAGGACGAACCACAGCTCCTGCGGGCGATGCGGATCACCCTGCACGCCAAGGGATACGAGGTCCGCACGGCGGTTGACGGCGGGCACGCCCTGACCGAGGCCGCCGCGCACCCGCCCGACATCGTCGTGCTCGACCTGGGCCTGCCGGACATGGACGGCATCGACGTCATCCGCGGTCTGCGTGACTGGACCAGCGTCCCGATCATCGTCCTGTCCGGCCGCACCTCCGGACACGACAAGATCGCATCCCTGGACGCCGGGGCGGACGACTACATCACCAAGCCCTTCTCCGTCGAGGAGCTTCTCGCCCGGCTGCGTGCCGTCAGCCGGCGCGGGGGCGGCGCCCGCGTGGGGTCGGTGGCCGACGTGGGCGACTACCGCGTCGACTTCGTGGCCAAGTCCGTCACCTCCAGGGACGGCGGTCACGAATCCGTCCATCTGACGCCGACCGAGTGGCGGCTGCTCGAAGCGCTGCTGCGCAACCCGGGCACGCTGGTCAGCAGCCGGGCCCTGCTCACCCAGGTCTGGGGGAAGGCCTATGCGGACGACACCTCCTCCCTGCGCCTGTACATCAACCGGTTGCGGCGCAAACTCGAACCGGACCCCACCCGACCTCGCTACCTCACCACCGAACCCGGGATGGGCTACCGCTACCAGCCGTAGCCGTGCCGGCCGGCTGACAACCTCCACGGCCAGTGGCCGTCAAACAGCCCACCCGAGCGTGTTCGGTTGTTTTGTCTTTCCTGCTCTGCCGCTCCTGATTGTTCGGCGGGAGCATCTGCAGCATGCCACTCGAACGGTGATGTTAAAAGGCTGTTGAAATTCGCCAAGTAGGTGTGAGAGTTCTGTGAGAAGCCCTTTCCATCTCCTCGCCGCGGGCAGTCCAATGGGGCTGCACCTCCTACCTCCCGCCTCTCATCGCCACAGGGCTTAGGGAAGGACCAAGCTCATGGCCGTCCTGCTGCCCCACCCTGCGACCGACATTCCCGTCCTGCTCGCGCTGAGCGCGGTCTGGCTGACCGTCTGGGCGGTACGGGAGACCTCTCTGCGGAGGGAGCCGGCGTTCCTCGGACCCTCTCATGGGACGGAAGAAACGGATTAGCAGTGCCGACCTGGATCTCTCGCAGGGCCGCCCCACAGGGCCCGGCCTCTGCCGCGCGGAGGAGCGCACCAAGGTGACAACCAGACAAATCGCACCTCTGAACTGGCTGACCGCTCGAAATCTCGCCGAGCTGGGCGAGCTGACCGCCCGTTGGCTCGAGGGCACCATCGCGACAGGGCCCGCCTACGGCGGGACACTGGACGAGGAGACCAGGACGATTGCCCCCGAGCTGGCCGCCGTCAATCGCCACGGGCTTGTCACACTGACTTCTCAGCCCGGTCGGCACATCGGGAGCGGGTGTGGCCAGCGCGCGTTCGTCGAGGGGTTCGCGGACGACGCCAGCACACAGATGATCAGGCAGGCGTTGCTGGGCACCGAGATCGTGCTGATCGTCAATCCGCCGGCATGGTCGGTGACCCGTGGCGGCATCCTCCCGCAGAGGCCGGTGGACATTGCCGTCAAGCTCCACCGCGGCGCGGCGCTCGTCTCGGTGGGGCGCTACCACACACGTACCGACATCCGATATCTCTATGGCACCTGCGGCGGGTGTAACCGTCGCGCCGTGGCGAGCCTGGGCCGTGCTCACCAGGTCACAGCAATCGATCCCGTGTGGGGGCGTGAGAGCTATCTGTGGGACGCGCTGGCGGTCGCCGGCCGGGATCCGTCCAGGCGGTGACTGCTGAAGATCGCGCGTCGGGACGGGCGTCGACCGCGGGCTGAGGCGTCGACGGGTGGACATCGGAGACCTCCGTCGACGCCGCGGGGTGCGCCTGCTGTTAGCCGTTGCGTCAGATCTCGATGTGGGCGCCCATGATGACGGTGCGGTCGCGGGGGAGTCCGAAGTGTTCGGCGGCGTCGGCGGTGATGTAGGAGGTCGCGATGAACAACCGCTTGCGCCAGCGTGCCATGGTCGGTGCGTCCCCGACGCGAAGCTCGATCTTGGACAGGAAGTAGGACGCCTGGTCGAGGTTCAGTCGCTGTCCCTCGATGGTGGCCGGATCGAGTTCCCTGAGCGCGCCGAGCACGTCTGGTTGGTCCATGTAGCCGAACCGGGCGGTGATGTGGCTGATGCCGTCGTCGGCGTAGCCGAGGTCGTCCACGGCGATCCGCTCGTTCGCCGGGACGCGAGGCACCGGCAGGGTCTCGACCGACATGATCAGGACGAGGTCGTGGCGTACGTGGTTGTGCTCGACGTTGGCGCGCAGTGCCAGCGGGGCGGTCTGCTTGCCGCGGTTGAGGAACACCGCCGTGCCGGGAACCTGGGCCGTGGCCGCCGTGGCCGCGTGTAGCTGGTCGACGAAGTCGCGTAGTGATCCCTCGCGGGTGTGCCGCTGCGCGGTGACGATCTGTCGTCCTCGCTGCCAGGTCGTCATGACCGTGAACGCGGTCAATGCGATGAGCAGCGGCAGCCAGGCGCCGTGGACGAGCTTGGTCAGGTTGGCCGCGACGAACAGGAGGTCGACCAGCAGCAGCACGCTCGCGCCGAGGCCGAGCAGCCATCGCGGTGTCTGCCACGTGTACCGGGCTATGTAGAAGAACATCAGGGTGGTGATGGTGATCGTCCCGGTGACCGCCATGCCGAACGCGTAGGCGAGGGCCGCCGAGCTGCGGAACGCGAGGACGAGCGTGAGCACCGAGACCATCAGCAGCCAGTTGATCCACGGGACGTAGATCTGGCCGATCGTGGACTCCGAGGTGTGGGCGACCCGCAGCCGAGGCAGGTAGCCGAGCTCGGCGGCCTGGGACGCGACCGAGTACGCCCCGGTGATCACGGCCTGGGAGGCGATGACCGTCGCCGCGGTGGCCAGCAGGACGAGGGGCAGCCGTGCCCAGCCGGGAGCGAGGAGGAAGAACGGGCTGTTGATGCGATCCGGGTGGTTGAGGATCAGGGCTCCCTGGCCGAGGTAGCTGAGCACGCACGCGGGGAACACGAGCAGCAGCCAGGCCCGGGTGATCGCCCTGCGGCCGAAGTGTCCCATGTCGGCGTACAGCGCCTCGGCGCCGGTGACCGCGAGCACGACCGCCGCCAGGGCGAAGAATCCGGTACCGATGTGGTGGATGAGGAAGCTCGCGGCGTAGGTCGGCGACAGTGCCTTGAGGATGGCGGGGTGTTCGGTGATGCCGGCCACCCCGAGCGTGCCGATGGTCACGAACCAGACGATCATCACCGGTCCGAAGACCCGGCCTACCGCTGCGGTGCCGCTGCGCTGGACGAGGAACAGCACCACGATGATCACGGCGGTGATGGGTACGACGAGGTCGCCGAGTGACGGTTGTACGATCTTGAGGCCCTCGACCGCGGACATCACCGAGATCGCCGGGGTGATCATGCTGTCGCCGAAGAAGAGTGCGGCGCCGAAGATGCCGAGCCCTGCCAGCAGGGCGGTGGTTCGTCGCCCCCGTGGCGTGCCCATCCGCCGCAGCAGGGTGATCAGTGCCATGATGCCGCCCTCGCCGTCGTTGTCGGCGCGCATCGCCAGCAGCACGTAGGTGACCGTGACGATGATCATCACGGACCAGAACACCATCGACACCACCCCGAGCACGGCGTGCGTGCTGACCGGGACGGGGTGCGGGTCCTCCGGGTTGAACACCGTCTGCAGGGTGTAGATCGGGCTGGTCCCGATGTCACCGAACACGACCCCGAGCGCACCGACCACCAGTGCGAGTCGCACGGTGTCCCGCGCATGCGCACCGTGGGCGTCCGGCGGCGCCGATGCGGGCCCCGGGGCCGCCTGCTGCTGCCGATCCGTCACGGCCGTCCTTCCTGGGTGCTGGCGGCTGCGTGTGCTGGTGGCCCGGCACGCGCGCCCAGACGGTACCGGCCATGCGCACGCAGCGGGGAGCGTGCGCTGTCCGCCCCGCGGTGGCCTGCGTCGGCCTCGGTACTTCGGTGACCGGTGGAGGCCGTGGTGGTCCGGGACACCGCTCCTGACGAGCGCCATAGGCTTGCCCCGTGGATGGGGAACACCGCGACACACCCGGATCGCGCCCTCCCGAGCCTGCCTCGGCGTCCACGCTCAGGGATGGAGCTGGCCGGCTGGGAAGCGCCCTGCGCGGGCCGGTGTCGCTGGTGCACCCTCGGCGCCGCACCGCCGGCCTCGAAGGCCTGCCCCTGGAGGCGCGTGCCTCGGTCGTGGCATGCGGGGTGTATCGCCATGGTGAGCGTGACTCGCATCCACGTGGTTTCGACGCGGCGCTGCGCGCCGTGCACGCGGGTCGGGACAGGTTCGTCTGGCTCGGCCTGTATGAGCCGTCCGAGGATGACCTGGCGGCGGTCGCGGCCACGTTCGGCCTGCATCCGCTCGCGGTGGAAGATGCCGCCCGGAGCCACGAACGCCCCAAGCTGGACAGCTACGGCGGCACCCTGTTCGCCGTGTTGAAAACCATCCGCTATGTCGAGCACGAGGAGGTCTCCGCCACCTCGGAGATCGTCGAAACCGGGCAGATCATGGTCTTTCTCGGCCGTGATTTCGTGGTCACCGTCCGTCATGGAGCGTATGGCGAGCTGCAGACGCTGCGCGCCCGTCTGGAAGCCCGCCCGCATCTGCTCGCCCGCGGCCCGGCGATCGTGCTGCACGCCATCGCCGACCACATCGTCGGCGGCTATCTGAAGGTCGCCGATCGGATACAGAGAGACATCGATACCCTCGAGAAAGCGGTGTTCGACGACCGGGTCCGCTTTCCCGATGCCGGTGCCGTGTACCAGCTCAAACGGGAAGTGGTGGAGTTCAAGCACGCCGTGCTGCCGCTGGCCGCACCGTTGCGTGCCCTCGCCGACCCGGACGGCGACGTCGGCCCGATCCCGCCCGAGGTACGTAACCGC includes:
- a CDS encoding sensor histidine kinase, with amino-acid sequence MTRGTLRIYLGAAPGVGKTYAALDEAHRRAERGTDVVVGFVETHGRPRTSAMLDGLEIVPRQILEYRGGSFTEMDLDGILARQPQVAFVDELAHTNIPGSRHEKRWQDIQDLLAAGIDVISTVNVQHLESLNDVVETITGVPQRETVPDEVVRRADQVELVDMAPEALRRRMAHGNIYGPEKVDAALANYFRVGNLTALRELALLWLAGKVDDQLDRYRTDHGIGGTWETRERVVVALTGGPEGDTLIRRASRIAARSKGADLLAVHVARSDGLTGADPSALARQRTLVESLGGSYHQVIGDDVPTALLDFARAENTTQLVLGASRRGRLAHMLSPGIGVTTTSLSGPIDVHLVTHPEAWGHRPARTGAEEEAPRRIRGWRLPDSRSALEPRRRILGTLLTLALVPALTAGLTSIRGTFNLTTEMLAYLLITVTVALVGGFGPALFCAIASSLLLNYYFTEPINTWSIADGDNVLALLGFVLVAGLVGRVVSTSARRYGQAVRASAEAATLSTLAGSVLRGENALPALLAQAQETFGMTSVTLLERTDDDQTSSEWRPVMTVGDDQAPAGTGARHDGDRVNIPVRDDLCLALTGRSLPAADRRILTAFAAQAAVALDQHRLREAAAEAAPIAAADKVRTALLTAVSHDLRTPLAAAKASISGLRGHDITLTDDEQAELLATADESLDKLTRLVENLLDMSRLQAGALSVFPRPIGLDDIVPPALDEIGPPANKIIVQVSDDLPAVHADPALLERVIVNLVANALRHAPAGTPPIITASALAGRVELRVIDRGPGIPPAQHDNVFQPFQRLGDHDNTTGVGLGLALSRGLTEAMGGTLTPEETPGGGLTMVLSLPAAPNPVMAPQDAPGQPPAQEPEPSVGP
- the kdpA gene encoding potassium-transporting ATPase subunit KdpA, which produces MSTTTAGILVVVLLVAALVATYRPFGDYMYRVYSSEKHLPVERAIYRLTGVNPNVGQRWTVYARSVLAFSAVSVLFLYLMQRVQDHLPWDLGFSGVSPALAWNTAVSFTTNTNWQAYSGESTMSHFTQMVGLAVQNFASAAVGISVAIAVVRGFARRRAPVAAGPGSMDSVVGTGDEIGNFWVDLTRTIVRILLPICVIGAIVLIAGGAIQNLHGTRVVSTLAGGEQAITGGAVASQEVIKEVGTNGGGFYNVNSAHPFENPTTWTNLFEIYLLLMISFSLPRTFGRMVGDRRQGLAIVSAMAVIALGSLAVNMAFQGAHHGTVPEAVGAATEGTDARFGVANSALFATATTLTSTGAVNSFHDSYTSLGGATLLFNMMLGEVAPGGVGSGLYGMLVLAVVTVFVAGLMIGRTPEYVGKKIGAREMKFASLYFLTTPIIVLLGTGIAMAMPGQRAGMLNSGAHGLSEVLYAFTSAGNNNGSAFAGITVNTTWYNTALGLAMMFGRFLPMLFVLGLAGSLARQAPVPVTAGTLPTHRPQFVGMLAGVTLIIVALTFFPALALGPFAEGIH
- the kdpB gene encoding potassium-transporting ATPase subunit KdpB, with protein sequence MSTTTLAARAETAGDRQQPSPDQPHRVGGGLLDPKQMWKSLPSALRKLDPRTLWRNPVMLIVEVGAAFTTILAITDPSVFGWLITAWLWLTVVFANLAEAVAEGRGKAQAQALRRAKTDTQARRLVGWAPGRPAEAVAEELVPAPRLAQNDVVVVEAGEFIPGDGDIVEGIASVDESAITGESAPVIRESGGDRSSVTGGTKVLSDRIVVRITQKPGESFIDRMIALVEGANRRKTPNEIALNILLAALTVIFLLAVATLQPLAIYSKAQQPALPDTSTLTGDGITGIVLASLLVCLIPTTIGALLSAIGIAGMDRLVQRNVLAMSGRAVEAAGDVNTLLLDKTGTITLGNRQASAFLAAAGVSEAELADAAQLSSLADETPEGRSVVVFAKEHHGLRERTPGELRHATFVHFTAQTRMSGVDLTAEPTDGSVSGATAGARQVRKGAASAVTRWVRENGGQVPAQVGEIVDGISASGGTPLVVGEVIESPSGPVARVLGVIQLKDVVKSGMRERFDAMRRMGIRTIMITGDNPLTAKAIADEAGVDDFLAEATPEDKLALIRKEQAGGKLVAMTGDGTNDAPALAQADVGVAMNTGTSAAKEAGNMVDLDSNPTKLIEIVEIGKQLLITRGALTTFSIANDVAKYFAIIPAMFAGVYGGLDKLNIMRLASPESAILSAVIFNALVIIALIPLALRGVRYTPASASKLLSRNLYIYGLGGIVVPFVGIKIIDLLVQFIPGVG
- a CDS encoding potassium-transporting ATPase subunit C, producing MSTLPSWIRQHLAALRALLVLTVLVGLAYPLAILAIAQIPGLKGKADGSFVTNAEGQRVGSSLIGQSFTDADGNALPAYFQSRPSAAGDGYDPTSTSASNLGPEDVVDSIDDPATPDEDESGQSLLTQVCERSLAVGEREGVDGSRRYCTASGVGAVLAVYHAGPGFEGAITRVVSVNEACPATPFLASYQGVAVECRTPGDDIAAGERVLVRGDAPEKPVVPADAVTASASGLDPGISPAYAELQIPRIARERALPVDEVRDLVDENTTGRALGFIGAPNVNVLELNLDLDRVKAAP
- a CDS encoding response regulator; translation: MRSGPDSHHSGRVLFVEDEPQLLRAMRITLHAKGYEVRTAVDGGHALTEAAAHPPDIVVLDLGLPDMDGIDVIRGLRDWTSVPIIVLSGRTSGHDKIASLDAGADDYITKPFSVEELLARLRAVSRRGGGARVGSVADVGDYRVDFVAKSVTSRDGGHESVHLTPTEWRLLEALLRNPGTLVSSRALLTQVWGKAYADDTSSLRLYINRLRRKLEPDPTRPRYLTTEPGMGYRYQP